In Sphingobacterium sp. PCS056, the following proteins share a genomic window:
- a CDS encoding M48 family metallopeptidase — MKKVFKYTSMLLIGATLASCSTVPITGRKQLSLVSDSQIQEQAASSYKQFLNSSKTKVITGTSQATLVKKVGNKLAIAVNQYLTQQGIADQFNFNWEFNLVQSDEINAWCMPGGKVAIYTGILPVTQNETGLATVMGHEIAHAIARHSMEQMSRQYATQALGNVIGVATSGTSYAGVINSAYGIGGQLTSLKYSRGNESEADHMGLVIMAMAGYNPSEAVKFWERMATGGSKGTPEFLSTHPSDARRISDIQKMLPEALKYYKK; from the coding sequence ATGAAAAAGGTTTTTAAATATACTAGTATGCTCTTGATAGGAGCTACTTTAGCTTCATGCTCTACTGTTCCGATCACAGGGCGTAAACAATTAAGTTTAGTCAGTGATAGTCAGATTCAAGAGCAAGCGGCATCTTCTTATAAGCAATTTTTAAATTCCTCAAAAACAAAAGTAATTACAGGTACTAGTCAAGCCACATTAGTTAAAAAAGTTGGCAACAAGTTGGCTATAGCAGTCAATCAGTACCTGACCCAACAGGGGATAGCAGATCAGTTTAATTTCAATTGGGAGTTTAACTTGGTACAGAGTGATGAGATCAATGCTTGGTGTATGCCTGGTGGAAAAGTAGCTATTTATACCGGTATTCTTCCAGTTACACAAAATGAAACAGGTCTTGCGACTGTGATGGGACACGAAATCGCGCATGCGATCGCTCGTCACTCAATGGAGCAAATGTCCAGACAATATGCAACACAGGCATTAGGAAATGTCATTGGAGTCGCAACATCAGGAACAAGTTATGCTGGTGTTATTAATAGTGCATATGGCATCGGTGGCCAGCTGACTTCTCTGAAGTATTCTCGCGGAAATGAATCGGAAGCTGATCATATGGGGCTTGTCATCATGGCCATGGCGGGTTATAATCCAAGTGAAGCTGTCAAATTTTGGGAACGTATGGCAACCGGTGGATCAAAAGGAACACCAGAGTTTCTAAGTACACACCCAAGTGATGCTAGACGTATCAGTGACATTCAAAAGATGCTACCAGAGGCATTAAAATATTACAAAAAATAA
- a CDS encoding DUF937 domain-containing protein codes for MTDLITGGLGNKMAAGLSKKLGIDSTKATWILAIAVPLIAGAIKYNQSKGDANHVNGFAEALDTKHNGAILDHVDEVIEQGPTEDGNKIVQHIFGSNAEYVSSNLATKSGFSSAQITGVLATLAPIVMGYLGKEKANHAQSGTSNPLGDLLGGFLGGNSNAGGGIGSIIGNIFGGDEKAEGATVSSGGGLTDKISDFFDKNKDGSAIDDIVGMFTKK; via the coding sequence ATGACTGATTTAATAACAGGTGGCCTTGGAAATAAAATGGCCGCAGGATTGTCTAAAAAGTTGGGGATTGACTCCACTAAAGCAACTTGGATCTTAGCAATAGCAGTTCCTCTAATTGCGGGCGCAATTAAATATAACCAAAGTAAAGGAGATGCCAATCATGTAAATGGTTTTGCCGAAGCGTTGGACACCAAACATAATGGAGCAATCTTAGATCATGTCGATGAAGTCATCGAACAAGGACCTACAGAAGATGGCAATAAGATCGTACAGCACATCTTTGGCAGTAATGCTGAATATGTAAGCTCAAATCTGGCTACGAAAAGTGGATTTAGCTCTGCGCAGATCACAGGAGTATTGGCTACTTTGGCACCGATCGTGATGGGGTACTTAGGTAAAGAAAAGGCAAATCATGCACAAAGTGGTACCAGCAATCCGTTAGGAGATCTATTAGGTGGGTTTTTAGGTGGAAATTCTAACGCTGGAGGTGGAATAGGGAGTATAATAGGAAATATATTTGGAGGGGATGAAAAAGCAGAAGGAGCAACAGTTTCATCCGGTGGAGGATTGACCGATAAGATCTCTGATTTTTTTGACAAAAATAAAGATGGTAGTGCCATTGATGATATCGTTGGTATGTTCACCAAAAAATAA